In the genome of Triticum urartu cultivar G1812 chromosome 5, Tu2.1, whole genome shotgun sequence, one region contains:
- the LOC125507574 gene encoding uncharacterized protein LOC125507574, producing MGPAAGAVIEIISDDDEKGGPFAAKPTADALEWASSLLLDDLTGLGEGLDDSAVIQELLSTLEGDKKAAADDDDCVILDGDPDKPLVVVKEEKPGKDGAEEDLQVLSEKGEVACRDFPHPRHLCARLPFGTGSHANHCTMCHCYVCDSRAPCPWWGKGTMPTDHCHATDKDEKWKKQRQSLKRKSMPPSKREGAKKMSLSSSTTPSSQQFTGHQVSAAQPYAHLGTTVNHPSAARVPVASNVSQNQQRHPSALGTSVNQPFAGRVPVASNVSKNQQLNPSALRTTVNQPSTGRVPVASNVSRNQQLHPSALRTTVNQPSTGRVPVASNLSQNQQMHPSAMAARNAWRAAHLAKASAPAPKISGKTGAVPTVYTPSNGYVYPALLNNAPMHPATLRAVQTVQAAPGSRVLPGGNLIQGFSTQRSLAASVQVRPMPHPQAAPNGSFGTAGMQQLRQCSTRVAQATQGVTQAPQGIQDASAVQKSWQIALANLASDLGVSDYNDEQPPVQQSVSTQPLHPSQLLAQPKAVKGPETHCSSIPAAADMRPSNGHPQQDSKSADSAISMQKTQALCILNSQSSLTSTETSLNSLVAKPAMEH from the exons ATGGGGCCCGCGGCGGGGGCTGTCATCGAGATCATCTCGGACGACGACGAGAAGGGGGGTCCTTTTGCTGCCAAGCCGACCGCCGACGCCCTCGAGTGGGCCTCCAGCCTCCTGCTCGACGACCTCACTGGATTGGGCGAGGGTTTAGACGACTCCGCGGTGATACAGGAGCTCTTGTCCACTCTGGAGGGTGACAAGAAGGCTGCTGCTGACGACGACGACTGCGTGATCCTGGACGGCGACCCCGACAAGCCCCTGGTCGttgtcaaggaggagaagcctgGGAAAGATGGGGCAGAAGAAGACTTGCAGGTTCTTTCGGAGAAAGGGGAG GTAGCATGCAGGGATTTCCCCCATCCACGTCATCTATGTGCTAGATTGCCTTTTGGAACTGGATCTCATGCAAATCATTGCACCATG TGCCACTGTTATGTTTGTGATTCTCGTGCTCCATGCCCCTGGTGGGGCAAAGGTACCATGCCTACTGATCATTGCCATGCTACGGATAAGGATGAAAAATGGAAGAAACAGAGGCAGTCACTCAAACGCAAGAGCATGCCACCATCTAAGCGTGAAGGTGCCAAGAAAATGTCTCTCTCAAGCTCAACAACACCATCCTCTCAGCAATTTACAGGGCATCAGGTATCAGCTGCACAACCATATGCACATTTGGGGACAACCGTAAACCACCCTTCCGCGGCAAGGGTTCCTGTTGCAAGTAATGTCAGCCAAAATCAGCAAAGACATCCATCTGCTTTGGGGACAAGTGTAAACCAACCTTTCGCCGGAAGAGTTCCTGTTGCAAGTAATGTCAGCAAAAATCAACAACTGAATCCATCTGCTTTGAGGACAACGGTAAACCAACCTTCCACCGGAAGAGTTCCTGTCGCAAGTAATGTCAGCAGAAATCAACAATTGCATCCATCTGCTTTGAGGACAACTGTAAACCAACCTTCCACCGGAAGAGTTCCTGTTGCAAGTAATCTCAGCCAAAATCAACAAATGCATCCATCTGCTATGGCTGCACGGAATGCGTGGAGAGCCGCCCATCTGGCAAAAGCATCAGCTCCTGCGCCAAAAATCTCAGGCAAAACAGGGGCTGTTCCTACAGTTTATACACCATCAAATGGCTATGTTTACCCTGCTCTTCTTAACAATGCCCCAATGCATCCAGCAACCCTGCGTGCAGTTCAGACAGTACAAGCGGCACCCGGAAGCAGGGTACTGCCAGGAGGTAACCTTATTCAGGGTTTCTCCACTCAGCGTTCTCTTGCTGCGTCTGTGCAGGTTCGGCCAATGCCACATCCCCAGGCTGCTCCAAATGGATCGTTTGGTACTGCTGGAATGCAACAGCTTCGTCAGTGCTCCACACGAGTAGCTCAGGCAACACAGGGAGTAACTCAGGCACCACAAGGCATACAAGACGCATCAGCTGTGCAGAAGTCATGGCAGATTGCACTTGCTAATCTGGCCTCTGATCTTGGTGTGTCTGACTACAATGACGAACAACCGCCTGTTCAACAGTCTGTCAGCACTCAGCCTCTGCATCCCAGCCAGCTACTTGCTCAACCAAAGGCAGTCAAGGGGCCTGAAACGCATTGCAGCAGTATTCCGGCGGCAGCGGACATGAGGCCGTCTAATGGTCATCCCCAGCAGGATAGCAAATCTGCAGACAGTGCTATTTCTATGCAGAAAACACAAGCCTTGTGCATACTGAATTCCCAGAGCAGCCTTACCTCAACTGAAACTTCTCTGAATAGCTTAGTAGCTAAACCTGCCATGGAACATTGA